TGGACGCCGTCATCGAGCAGGCTTGTcaaggccaccgccgccgccgagccggCCGGCGAGGCCAAGCCGGCTGCGGCAGCTGCGGCGCCGGCGCCCAAGAAGATCCTCAAGAAGAAGCCCGTGTACTCCAGTAAGTAAGAGCGATGCTTCGAAATGCGTACATTGTTTATTCAGTTCGAGATAGAATATCTCGTGCTTGCCGGTGCGTGTGTGACTCTGTTATTTAACTGAACTTGATTTACATCTGTTTCTTCTGTGCAGTGAAGAAAGGACAGATTGTTCGCGTCGAGAAAGAGAAGTACCTCAACAGCATCAATGTAAGTGTGTTTCCTATCGTACGCGCTACACCTTAGTGGATGGTGCACCAAATTTCTAATGTTTGTGATAAAATTTGCCCTTTTTCTTTGAGCTGGACTGAGACACGGTTATTTCTGTAACAGAATTTCAAACCCTGTTTTCAAGAAATTTCGTTTTGATTGTACTAGCGGTGAGTAACTTAATTTGTTGGCCTTTAATAACCGTGTGTGTGGTTTGTTAATTTCAGTACCTGTCAGTGGGGCACCCACCCTTCTACAAGGGGCTAGACTACATATACGAAGACCGCGGCGAGGTAATTGACTTCACTGATCCTAGCTCTCCATGTCGCTCTCGTCAATAGGTTATCTATGTTGCTCTCATCAATCAATTAACATCGCTTGTTCAAGTTTCAGTTTAATGATCACCAAATTATCAAGTGCAGGTTTTGGACATCAGAATCTTCGAAGAAACCGGAGAGTATGCTCTGGTAATTATACACAGCTGCTTTGGTCCTTTGTTCTACTTCATCATTCTTAATTTGTTTCTCAACTTAGATGGATCTGAATTAATTATCCATACATGTCTCGATCAATTTCCTCCTGATTGAATTACGGATCTATCTTATGTAGATCGCATGGGTAGGGATTCCGACACCGCCAGCATGGCTCCCAACTTATATGCTCATCAAGGTATGGTCTAACTATCATTAATCATACAACAATACTTCATGGTCACCCATTATTCTAGACATAGACATGGTTTACCATGCAATCATTTGGTCGTTTTCTCCTAATTATATGATTATAAAAAAACATGAACATCTAATGGTGAATACCTCCCTTGCAAAGAGGCTCTATATTTTGTTTGGGGTTATGTTTATGATTGGATTTTGTTTCCTGTGCAGTCAGACAAACTCGATTACGAGAGGATATGATCGCTGGATGAGCGGTTGCGAGGGAGAACAATGTTTTGTGCATAAGTTGATGTCGCTATGTGGTGATGTTGTGACATtgctccatggatacaaaattaagcAGTTGTAAATCGAAGAAACAATAGTGAAATATATCCAAAGTTGTTATATTTTAGCATTTTATTTCTCACTTTTGCAACGTTTGAGGTTGTTGACAATCACATACCGCCACTTTTAACCTTAACATGCCTGAAATAAGATGCATTTAAATTAGGCTACTTCTAAATGGTTTGAATTGACAGGGTTTCGAACATTCGGTACAATTTTGAATATTTTGATCCAGTCAATTTAAACTGCTAGCTCCCTAACTTCTATTTTCCCCTTCTATTTAGGACTTGTTTGGATATGTACTTCATCATTTTGGATGGGTCGAGAAATTTGTTCATTCTTCCAGCCTGTCTAGAAAGAATATATCTAATCCACTTGCACGCAAACAAGTGTTTTTTggctatgttggaaatatgccctagaggcaataataaattggttatttccTTATTCCtgacaatcgtttattatccatgctataattgtattgataggaaactcagatacatgtgtggatacatagacaacaccatgtccctagtaagcctctagttgactagctcgttgatcaattgatggttacggtttcctgaccatggacattggatgtcgttgataacgggatcacatcattaggagaatcatgtgatggacaagacccaatcctaagcctagcacaaagatcgtgtagttcgtatgctaaagcttttctaatgtcaagtatcatttccttagaccataagattgtgcaactcccggataccgtaggaatgctttgggtatgccaaacgtcacaacgtaactgggtggctataaaggtacactacgggtatctccgaaagtgtctgttgggttggcacgaatcgagaatgggatttgtcactccgtgtgacggagaggtatctctgggcccactcggttggacatcatcatatgcgcaatgtgaccaagaagttgatcacgggatgatgtgttgcggaacgagtaaagagacttgccggtaacgagattgaacaaggtattggataccgacgatcgaatctcgggcaagtacaataccgctagacaaagggaattgaatacgggattgattgaatcctcgacatcgtggttcatccgatgagatcatcgtggaacatgtgggagacaacatgggtatccagatcccgctgttggttattggccggagaggtctctcggtcatgtctgcatggttcccgaacccgtagggtctacacacttaaggttcgatgacgctagggttatagggaatagatatacgtggttaccgaatgttgttcggagtcccggatgagatcccggacatcacaaggagttccgaaatggtccggaggtaaagatttatatatgggaagtcctgttttggtcaccagaaaagtttcgggtgctatcggtaacgtatcgggaccaccgggagggtcccgggggtccaccaggtggggctactgatgggtttcgtagtaatttcaaaaaatttcctacgcacacgcaagatcatggtgatgcaaagcaacgagaggggagagtgttttctacgtaccctcgcagaccgactgcggaagcgttgacacaacgtagaggaagtagtcgtacgtcttcacgatccaaccgatcaagcaccgaaactacggcacctccgagttcgagcacacgtacagctcgatgacgatccccggactccgatccagcaaagtgtcagggaagagttccgtcagcacgacggcgtggtgacgatcttgatgcactacagcagcagggcttcgcctaaactccgctacagtactatcgaggaatatggtggctgagggcaccgcacacggctaaggaatagatcacgtggatcaacttgtgtgttctagggtgcctttgCCTCAgtgtataaaggactagagggagggaggctggccggccaaggtgtggcgcgccaggagagtcctactccctctgggagtaggattcccccccccccccaatcctagttggaataggattcgtggagggggaaaagagagagagggggtcggccacctctcctagtcctaataggactaggggaagggtgaggcgtgcagcccatgtagggctgcctcttctcttttccactaaggcccatcatggcccatttagctcccggggggttccggtaaccttcccggtactccggtaaaatcctgatttcacccggaacacttccgatatccaaacataggcttccaatatattaatctttacgtctcgaccatttcgagactcctcgtcatgtccgtgatcacatccgggactccgaacaaccttcggtacatcaaaatgcctaaactcataatataactgtcatcgtaaccttaagcgtgtggaccctacgggttcgagaacaatgtagacatgaccgagacatgtctcaggtcaataaccaatagcgggacctggatgcccatattggctcctacatattctacgaagatctttatcggtcagaccgcataacaacatacgttgttccctttgtcatcggtatgttacttgcccgagattcgttcgtcggtatcccatacctagttcaatctcgttgccggcaagtctctttactcgttccgtaatacatcatctcgcaactaactcattagttgcaatgcttgcaaggcttatgtgatgtgcattaccgagagggcccagagatacctctccgacaatcggagtgacaaaacctaatctcgaaatacaccaacccaacatgtacctttggtgacacctgtagtactcctttttaatcacccagttacgttgtgacgtttggtagtacccaaagtgttcctccggtaaacgggagttgcataatctcatagttacaggaacatgtataagtcatgaagaaagcaatagcaacatactaaatgatcgggtgctaagctaatggaatgggtcatgtcaattagatcattctcttaatgatgtgatcccgttaatcaaataacaactaattgttcatggttaggaaacataaccatctttgagtaacgagctagtcaagtagaggcatactagtgacactttgtttgtctatgtattcacacatgtattatgtttccggttaatacaattctagcatgaataataaaccttttatcatgattataaggaaataaataataactttattattgcctctagggcatatttccttcagtctcccacttgcactagagtcaataatgtagattacaccgtaatgattctaacacccatggagccttggtgctgatcatgttttgctcgtggtagaggcttagtcaacgggtctgcaacattcagatccgtatgtatcttgcaaatctctatgtctcccacctggactagatcccggatggaattgaagcgtctcttgatgtgcttggttctcttgtgaaatctggattcctttgccaaggcaattgcaccagtattgtcacaaaagattttcattggacccgatgcactaggtatgacacctagatcggatatgaactccttcatccagactccttcgttcgctgcttccgaagcagctatgtactccgcttcacatgtagatcctgctacgacgctttgtttagaactgcaccaactgacagctccaccgtttaatgtaaacacatatccggtttgcgatttagaatcgtccggatcagtgtcaaagcttgcatcaacgtaaccatttacgacgagctctttgtcacctccatatacgagaaacatatccttagtccttttcaggtatttcaggatgttcttgaccgctgtccagtgatccactcctggattactttggtacctccctgctagacttatagcaaggcatacatcaggtctggtacacagcattgcatacatgatagatcctatcgctgatgcatagggaacatctttcatattctctctatcttctgcagtggtcgggcattgagtcttactcaatttcacaccttgtaacacaggcaagaatcctttctttgcttgatccattttgaacttcttcaaaattttgtcaaggtatgttgtttgtgaaagtccaattaagcgttttgatctatctctatagatctttatgcctaatatgtaagcagcttcaccgaggtctttcattgaaaaactcttattcaagtatccctttatgctatccagaaattctatatcatttccaattagtaatatgtcatccacatataatatcacaaatgctacagagctcccactcactttcttgtaaatacaggcttctccgaaagtctgtataaaaccaaatgctttgatcacactatcaaagcgtttattccaactccgagaggcttgcaccagtccataaatggatcgctggagcttgcacactttgttagctccttttggatcgacaaaaccttctggttgcatcatatacaactcttcttccagaaatccattcaggaatgcagttttgacatccatttgccaaatttcataatcataaaatgcggcaattgctaacatgattcggacggacttaagcatcgctacgggtgagaaggtctcatcgtagtcaatcccttgaacttgccaaaaacctttcgggacgagtcgagctttgtagacagtaacattaccatcagcgtcagtcttcttcttgaagatccatttattctcaattgcttgccgatcatcgggcaagtcaaccaaagtccatactttgttctcatacatggatcccatctcagatttcatggcttcaagccactttgcggaatctgggctcaccatcgcttcttcatagttcgtaggttcatcatgatctagtagcatgatttccagaacaggaataccgtaccactctggcgcggatcttactctggttgatctatgaggttcagtagtatcttgatctgaagtttcatgaccatcatcattagcttcctcactta
The Triticum dicoccoides isolate Atlit2015 ecotype Zavitan chromosome 3A, WEW_v2.0, whole genome shotgun sequence genome window above contains:
- the LOC119273565 gene encoding NAD(P)H-quinone oxidoreductase subunit O, chloroplastic-like, which codes for MEALASSPRALFARTATPATALVTPARWTPSSSRLVKATAAAEPAGEAKPAAAAAAPAPKKILKKKPVYSMKKGQIVRVEKEKYLNSINYLSVGHPPFYKGLDYIYEDRGEVLDIRIFEETGEYALIAWVGIPTPPAWLPTYMLIKSDKLDYERI